One Bacteroidota bacterium genomic window carries:
- a CDS encoding DUF4249 family protein → MAVIKKYITLFMLAAVVVSCEYTAQWEINPSERRFVVDALITSENKPQLVTMFYSSTELNADPEPLSGAQIQLKGPSGIVQFTESNEKPGYYYSPAILVLTGIEYTLVVENAGLTDSAKAIMQAVSPLEPYQIVPGDSLFRGESLFRYEYIESAQPSMMEITYDWSVDLDFCQHYGACLAAETYYTLESIDIGEEFGPPRQVIWFPAGTKIIRKNYSLSDAHQQFVRSLLIETEWRGGLFDTEQGNVPSNFEHGTLGWFALCQVVSDSIQLGL, encoded by the coding sequence ATGGCAGTAATTAAAAAATATATAACTCTTTTTATGCTTGCCGCGGTAGTAGTCTCTTGCGAATACACTGCTCAATGGGAAATTAACCCGTCGGAAAGACGATTTGTAGTGGATGCCCTGATCACAAGCGAAAACAAACCCCAGCTTGTGACAATGTTTTATTCCTCTACGGAACTAAATGCGGATCCTGAGCCACTCTCTGGCGCCCAAATTCAACTAAAAGGGCCTTCAGGTATAGTTCAATTTACCGAATCGAACGAAAAACCTGGATATTATTATTCACCTGCCATTTTAGTTTTAACCGGAATAGAGTATACCCTTGTAGTTGAAAACGCTGGATTGACAGACTCCGCCAAAGCGATAATGCAGGCTGTAAGCCCGCTTGAGCCTTATCAGATCGTACCCGGCGACAGTCTGTTCCGCGGCGAAAGCCTTTTCCGCTACGAGTATATCGAAAGTGCCCAGCCCTCGATGATGGAGATTACTTACGACTGGTCGGTCGATCTGGATTTTTGTCAACATTATGGTGCTTGCCTAGCTGCAGAAACATACTACACGCTCGAATCTATAGATATTGGAGAGGAGTTTGGCCCACCCCGGCAGGTGATTTGGTTTCCGGCTGGCACAAAAATTATCCGAAAAAACTACTCCCTTTCCGATGCTCATCAGCAATTTGTACGGTCGCTTTTAATTGAAACCGAATGGCGCGGAGGCCTATTCGATACCGAACAGGGAAATGTACCCTCTAATTTCGAACACGGAACCCTGGGATGGTTTGCCCTCTGCCAAGTTGTTTCAGACAGCATCCAGCTGGGTTTATAA
- a CDS encoding helix-turn-helix transcriptional regulator: protein MKTNNKMTLDEFKNKHYGVKGTKSRNELDNGYENFKLGTLLHAARLEKGLTQAELAEKVGTTKSYISKIENNIKEVRLSTLQKIVHLGLGGQLDFSIRL from the coding sequence ATGAAAACAAATAACAAAATGACTCTTGATGAATTCAAGAATAAACATTACGGAGTAAAAGGAACCAAATCAAGAAACGAACTTGACAATGGTTATGAAAACTTTAAATTGGGGACGCTTTTGCATGCGGCAAGACTTGAAAAAGGTCTTACCCAAGCTGAATTGGCTGAAAAAGTTGGCACAACAAAATCATATATTTCGAAGATTGAGAATAATATAAAAGAAGTTAGACTTTCTACTTTGCAAAAGATTGTTCACTTAGGATTGGGGGGACAATTAGATTTTTCGATTAGATTATAA
- a CDS encoding type II toxin-antitoxin system RelE/ParE family toxin yields the protein MDSKRKYRTAIFYKDYFESFFIQQTEKVKAKIIWTIELIEELDRIPDVYFKHIESTDGLYEIRVKLGSDIFRIFCFFDHGKLIILANGFQKKSQKTPTKEIERALKIMEEYENENK from the coding sequence ATGGATTCAAAAAGAAAATATAGGACAGCAATTTTCTACAAAGATTACTTTGAAAGTTTTTTTATTCAACAAACGGAAAAAGTAAAAGCGAAAATTATTTGGACTATTGAACTAATTGAAGAATTAGATAGGATTCCTGATGTTTATTTTAAACATATAGAATCAACAGACGGACTGTATGAAATTCGAGTAAAGCTAGGAAGTGATATTTTTAGAATCTTTTGTTTCTTTGACCATGGAAAGCTGATAATTTTAGCAAACGGATTTCAAAAGAAATCGCAGAAGACACCGACAAAAGAAATTGAGCGAGCACTTAAAATTATGGAGGAGTACGAAAATGAAAACAAATAA
- a CDS encoding pyrimidine/purine nucleoside phosphorylase yields the protein MIKVNNYFEGRVASLAFESSEGKATVGVMKKGSYEFGTSSKEIMTVLSGSMKAQLPGSQEWKTYKKYESFEVAAHVKFQVEVSEDTPYLCFYE from the coding sequence ATGATTAAAGTAAATAACTATTTCGAAGGTCGTGTAGCTTCATTGGCTTTCGAAAGCAGCGAAGGAAAAGCCACCGTAGGAGTAATGAAAAAAGGTAGCTATGAATTTGGCACCAGTTCCAAAGAAATTATGACCGTACTTTCCGGAAGTATGAAAGCCCAGTTGCCGGGAAGCCAGGAATGGAAAACCTACAAGAAGTACGAATCGTTCGAAGTTGCTGCCCATGTAAAATTTCAGGTAGAAGTAAGCGAAGATACTCCCTACCTTTGCTTTTACGAATAA
- a CDS encoding sigma-70 family RNA polymerase sigma factor, whose translation MQQVGKSYSDAELVSLFQSGQKEFAFNLIVKKYQQRLYWHIRKLVISHDDTDDCIQNAFVNVWKSLDGFRSDSQLFTWLYRIATNEALNHLKQQKRRTLVPMEGKDYNLSETLMADEYLNADKAQQKLQYALLQLPEKQRVVFNLKYFEEMKYEDMALILDTSVGALKASYHHAVKKIENLLDDD comes from the coding sequence ATGCAACAAGTAGGTAAATCATATTCCGATGCCGAACTGGTATCTCTTTTTCAATCGGGCCAAAAAGAATTTGCTTTTAACCTGATAGTAAAAAAGTACCAGCAGAGGTTGTATTGGCATATCCGTAAACTTGTTATCAGTCACGACGATACGGATGATTGCATTCAAAACGCTTTTGTAAACGTGTGGAAGAGCCTGGATGGTTTCCGCTCCGACTCTCAGTTGTTTACATGGCTTTACCGCATTGCCACCAACGAGGCGCTCAACCATCTGAAACAACAAAAACGACGAACACTAGTGCCCATGGAGGGAAAAGACTACAACTTGTCCGAAACCCTTATGGCCGATGAATACCTTAATGCCGATAAAGCCCAGCAGAAATTACAGTATGCTCTTTTGCAATTGCCCGAGAAACAACGGGTAGTTTTTAACCTGAAGTATTTCGAGGAAATGAAATACGAGGATATGGCCCTTATACTCGACACCTCGGTAGGGGCATTAAAGGCCTCCTACCACCATGCAGTGAAAAAGATTGAGAATTTGCTCGACGACGATTAA
- a CDS encoding proline dehydrogenase family protein yields the protein MLNRFLAKIIALLPQNLVWIFSKRYIAGKELKDALRVSRELNAVQIKSTIDVLGEYIQKTDEAIEYKRGYLHTIEMLKKEGIDATLSVKPSMFGLLLDEEFCYQQLKEVMKKAGEAGLSVCMDMEDSSCTQMELNLFEKLYKEFPGTVSIVLQAYLHRTLNDLQWLKSIMLPEYPINVRICKGIYIEPEEIAYQGYQAVNKNFEACIAYMLDNGFYSAIATHDKRIIASAKQMLKQKAIDGEAYEFQMLYGVRPALRNKLVKEGHDMRVYVPYGTHWYGYSTRRLKENPRMITHIIKALIFRG from the coding sequence ATGTTGAACAGGTTTCTTGCAAAAATAATTGCTTTACTTCCTCAAAACCTTGTGTGGATATTTTCTAAACGGTACATCGCTGGAAAGGAGTTGAAAGATGCCCTGCGGGTTAGCCGGGAACTCAATGCTGTTCAGATAAAATCGACCATTGATGTGCTGGGCGAATATATTCAAAAAACAGACGAGGCAATCGAATACAAACGCGGTTACCTGCATACCATCGAAATGCTTAAAAAGGAAGGAATCGACGCTACCCTTTCAGTTAAACCTTCTATGTTTGGCTTGCTGCTCGACGAAGAGTTTTGTTATCAGCAGCTTAAGGAAGTGATGAAGAAGGCTGGTGAAGCAGGCCTATCGGTGTGCATGGATATGGAAGACTCATCCTGTACCCAGATGGAGTTGAATCTGTTTGAAAAACTCTACAAGGAATTTCCTGGCACAGTGAGTATTGTTTTGCAGGCATACCTGCATCGAACACTAAATGACCTGCAATGGCTAAAAAGCATCATGCTACCGGAATATCCTATTAATGTGCGAATTTGCAAAGGTATTTATATCGAACCGGAAGAAATTGCCTACCAGGGCTATCAGGCCGTCAATAAAAACTTTGAAGCCTGTATCGCCTATATGCTCGACAATGGATTTTACTCGGCAATAGCAACACATGATAAGCGTATCATTGCCTCTGCAAAGCAAATGCTGAAGCAAAAAGCGATTGATGGCGAAGCATACGAATTTCAGATGCTCTATGGTGTTCGGCCTGCTTTGCGCAATAAGCTGGTAAAAGAAGGGCACGACATGCGGGTGTATGTGCCCTATGGCACGCATTGGTATGGTTATTCCACCCGAAGGCTGAAAGAGAACCCCAGAATGATTACACACATCATAAAAGCTTTGATATTTAGAGGGTAG
- a CDS encoding T9SS type A sorting domain-containing protein — translation MKHLTTLLFLFISIISAYPQELFYLVEDWEDPALISRWTQSPIKIDPQWEFTYGGQSGAGETNPEIPVQGNYNAGLYWGNITRDTIMLISPKLELAGAQKPTLRFFHCQYTSFFGPDILKLFFRQSEAFPWTLIRNYTGEINNWEEDIFDIKNLNPAYLTDEFQFAFQGIVGNGYGVYVDSVTIREDTVVNKYVKRTTYKSLDYEVIPAGATDVPLEEIVIRILGNEGNAILDSLTIVPTGPGVSELEPNSFKLFYSVGNTFAPFVADTSTLIATASLVAGQIVFSNMNRYLDIGDNHLWFTASFKNTLQGQTTVRFQIPAYGINVNDTLFPASNQLLTETHLVKESIFYDNFETGAPDWTLQSNFEVGWPDGNFIGSYNNPESPFNGTNILATDLDGSYTLGIDAGTAYYAYSPILNLKYYVRPSIYMHSYTNINGVDQGRMDISVDSGATWHNVWQSSFSENSSFWREIYNQSIDSIANRQETFQFRVGIAESIGSSPYPGFGIDNFAIVAEKLYTDVGVTRIITPYSDCLDCGNDTVRAWFRNYADGDAPNEIPVYFALWGPDTIRVYDTIYGGIAKDDSVEFVFTRLADFPIGDFYTHFTVGVNLTGDQDPVNDTLIKSLVIQNNYEPVHFENFEYKGGIWLSKEGSTWQATEMLGTITTDPASPVMWVLSPTGNYANDDTSWVSSGCYDLSNVTRNILQFKVWTDSENERDGGRLEYSKDDGANWQTLTDPVYGNGWGWMPDTVWALQSRGWTGTYEWRTAKALLPLDIDTIEKARFRVFYRSDAANTQAQGFAFDDLSIFPAPHDIGVTSILAPYDACQGANATTVSVRVRNFGYNALHTNDTIIVGVDFESVPFIDTLLLSSDLLPGDSVDLVINTDIDIAAAGSYNLSAYTLIESDPFYYLANNDTAHYSFTVWPNPIINLADTLGSRQPDTLTVVPEYVDWVPGYTYLWDPGAVTDSIYDVSLHGFGDTIYKVLVTEPLHGCQTLDSALVYLLYSDVGVDSILSPSSTCELTNSEFIQVRIRNFGTDSVYTISGDTARLVVAYQVIGDANIFADTIKILDPIRSGRSILHTFTTYPYDFSAFDDYSISAWAYYLGGDVDDTNDSTRKDFTTYGYTPINIGGDTTIKALEYTLDAGTDFVSYHWNTGETTQTKFIDASVGNRSGQYYVDAVDPNGCASSDSITLFFKIRDVRADRLISPTTSCNDGRTLPVEVRLVNIGTDTIQPGDSINYSYRIGSGTTVTETASPTSQIRPGQQYTHTFSNSENFGAIQSYTLFLSTSAVGDLRPANDTLTANLATFANPVVDLGDYPDAILSLSFELNAGTGPYDYIWQDNVTRTQTYTALATGEYSVMVTDTNTGCSGSDTTYLVFDIVDYSVLNVNGLLARVCQGEEINLAVQVANLGNQPRSNTVIRVGYLIPGETPVNEDVTVSGIWLPGASNARLINLSNPVEFNSTGAKTIDVYVTHDGDMVRSNDTITRTTTVDPSPIVDFGGDTIQVSMPYVLDAGPHNTYQWQDNFDGRYYNVRPENYLYTVTVTDVGNSCITTKSVFVEPSMSSGPDVSEKLNLKIYPNPANSFFTIEAEVLNGKAVAIEFYSITNQLIWKDQHDGLGQYQRTVDIGELNRGIYLLRLSNEEFSFVQRLIVN, via the coding sequence ATGAAACACTTAACCACTTTATTGTTTTTATTTATAAGTATAATTTCTGCCTATCCGCAGGAGTTGTTTTACCTGGTTGAGGACTGGGAAGACCCTGCCCTAATAAGCCGTTGGACCCAAAGTCCTATAAAAATTGACCCGCAGTGGGAATTTACCTATGGGGGGCAATCGGGTGCTGGTGAAACGAACCCCGAAATACCCGTGCAGGGCAACTACAATGCAGGTTTATACTGGGGTAATATAACCAGAGATACCATTATGCTCATTTCTCCGAAGCTTGAGCTGGCTGGTGCGCAAAAACCAACGCTTCGATTCTTTCATTGCCAGTATACAAGCTTTTTTGGTCCGGATATTCTAAAATTGTTTTTTCGGCAAAGCGAAGCTTTTCCATGGACTCTTATCAGAAATTATACAGGGGAAATTAATAATTGGGAAGAAGATATCTTTGATATCAAGAATCTCAACCCCGCTTATTTAACCGACGAATTTCAGTTTGCTTTTCAGGGCATCGTGGGCAATGGCTATGGGGTGTATGTCGATAGTGTGACAATACGCGAAGATACGGTGGTGAATAAGTACGTAAAACGGACAACCTACAAATCTCTCGATTACGAGGTAATCCCTGCCGGGGCTACGGATGTGCCACTCGAAGAAATTGTAATTAGAATACTGGGGAACGAAGGAAATGCCATTCTCGATTCGCTCACCATCGTGCCCACAGGACCAGGAGTTAGCGAGCTTGAGCCCAACAGTTTTAAGCTATTCTATTCTGTAGGTAATACTTTTGCACCCTTTGTGGCCGATACTTCTACCTTAATTGCTACTGCCAGTCTGGTTGCCGGCCAGATAGTGTTTTCCAACATGAATCGCTACCTCGATATAGGCGACAACCACTTGTGGTTTACAGCCAGTTTCAAAAATACGTTGCAGGGCCAAACCACAGTGCGGTTTCAGATTCCGGCCTATGGAATCAATGTCAACGACACTCTGTTCCCTGCTTCGAATCAACTTTTAACCGAAACCCATCTCGTAAAAGAGTCCATATTTTACGACAATTTTGAAACAGGTGCACCTGATTGGACCCTGCAAAGTAATTTCGAAGTAGGCTGGCCGGATGGCAATTTCATAGGATCTTACAACAATCCCGAATCGCCCTTTAATGGCACCAACATTCTGGCTACCGATTTGGATGGTTCCTACACGCTTGGCATTGACGCTGGAACGGCCTACTATGCCTACTCACCTATTCTCAACTTAAAATATTATGTCAGGCCTTCGATTTACATGCATTCTTATACCAATATTAATGGAGTCGATCAGGGCAGAATGGATATTTCGGTCGACAGTGGTGCCACCTGGCATAACGTATGGCAGAGTAGTTTTTCTGAAAACAGCTCGTTTTGGCGCGAGATTTATAACCAATCAATCGATTCGATAGCCAACCGCCAGGAAACATTTCAGTTCAGGGTAGGAATAGCAGAATCTATTGGCAGTTCACCCTATCCGGGTTTTGGCATTGATAACTTTGCCATCGTTGCCGAAAAACTTTATACCGATGTGGGCGTTACCCGCATTATTACCCCTTATAGCGATTGCCTCGACTGTGGAAACGATACGGTTAGGGCATGGTTCAGGAATTACGCCGATGGCGATGCGCCCAATGAGATTCCGGTTTATTTTGCCCTTTGGGGCCCCGATACTATTCGTGTGTACGACACCATTTATGGGGGTATCGCAAAGGATGATAGTGTAGAGTTTGTGTTCACCCGTTTGGCCGATTTTCCGATAGGTGATTTTTATACCCATTTTACGGTGGGCGTTAACCTTACCGGCGATCAGGACCCTGTGAACGATACCTTGATCAAATCACTGGTAATACAGAACAATTACGAACCCGTCCATTTCGAAAATTTCGAATACAAGGGAGGTATCTGGCTGAGTAAAGAAGGATCGACCTGGCAGGCTACCGAGATGCTTGGAACCATCACTACCGATCCGGCCTCGCCTGTTATGTGGGTACTCTCGCCCACGGGTAACTACGCGAATGATGATACATCGTGGGTCAGCAGTGGTTGTTACGATTTAAGTAATGTAACACGCAATATTCTTCAATTTAAAGTGTGGACCGATTCGGAGAATGAACGCGACGGCGGCCGTCTCGAATATTCGAAAGACGATGGTGCAAACTGGCAAACACTTACTGATCCTGTTTATGGCAATGGATGGGGATGGATGCCCGATACAGTATGGGCACTCCAATCTCGCGGGTGGACCGGCACATACGAATGGCGAACAGCAAAAGCTCTTCTGCCGCTCGATATCGATACCATCGAGAAAGCACGCTTCAGGGTATTCTATCGTTCCGATGCTGCGAACACGCAAGCCCAGGGCTTTGCTTTCGACGATTTATCCATCTTCCCTGCTCCGCATGATATTGGTGTCACATCCATACTGGCTCCATACGATGCCTGTCAGGGTGCGAATGCCACTACAGTATCTGTGAGGGTGCGGAACTTTGGTTACAATGCCCTGCATACCAACGATACCATTATAGTTGGTGTCGATTTTGAAAGCGTGCCCTTTATCGATACCCTCTTGTTAAGTTCCGACCTGTTGCCGGGCGATTCGGTTGACCTTGTAATAAATACCGATATCGACATTGCTGCCGCAGGAAGCTATAACTTAAGTGCGTATACTTTAATTGAAAGTGACCCCTTCTATTACCTTGCCAACAACGATACGGCACACTATTCTTTTACAGTGTGGCCCAACCCGATAATTAACCTTGCCGATACGCTTGGTTCGCGTCAGCCTGATACCTTAACAGTGGTACCGGAATATGTAGACTGGGTACCGGGTTATACTTACCTTTGGGATCCTGGTGCTGTAACCGATAGTATTTACGATGTATCATTACATGGTTTTGGCGACACAATCTATAAAGTCTTGGTTACTGAACCTCTGCATGGTTGTCAGACACTAGATAGTGCTCTTGTATACCTTCTATACTCTGATGTGGGTGTTGATAGCATTTTGTCACCATCTTCCACATGTGAGTTAACAAATTCTGAATTTATTCAGGTTCGAATACGAAACTTTGGTACGGATAGTGTTTATACTATTTCCGGCGATACTGCCCGACTGGTGGTTGCCTACCAGGTAATTGGCGATGCAAATATTTTTGCAGATACCATCAAGATATTAGATCCAATACGGTCAGGCAGATCTATTTTACACACATTCACAACCTATCCGTACGATTTTTCTGCTTTTGATGACTACTCTATCAGTGCATGGGCTTATTACTTGGGTGGCGATGTGGATGATACCAACGATAGCACCAGAAAAGACTTCACCACATATGGCTATACCCCAATTAATATCGGTGGCGATACGACCATCAAGGCGTTGGAGTATACACTTGATGCAGGAACAGATTTTGTAAGCTACCATTGGAATACAGGCGAAACAACCCAGACCAAGTTTATCGATGCTTCGGTGGGCAACCGTTCGGGTCAGTATTATGTCGATGCCGTTGACCCCAATGGTTGTGCTTCAAGCGATTCCATCACGCTTTTCTTTAAAATACGTGATGTGCGCGCCGACAGGCTGATTTCTCCTACCACCTCCTGCAACGATGGTCGCACCCTGCCCGTGGAGGTTAGGTTGGTTAACATAGGCACGGATACCATTCAACCTGGAGATAGTATTAATTACTCTTACCGTATTGGTTCCGGAACAACCGTTACAGAAACTGCATCGCCTACATCACAAATAAGGCCAGGACAGCAATATACGCATACGTTTAGTAACAGCGAAAATTTCGGGGCCATTCAAAGTTATACTTTGTTTTTATCTACTTCAGCGGTGGGTGATTTACGCCCTGCCAACGATACACTCACCGCCAACCTTGCCACTTTTGCTAATCCTGTGGTGGATCTGGGCGACTATCCCGATGCCATACTTTCTCTTTCATTCGAGCTAAATGCCGGAACGGGCCCATACGATTACATATGGCAGGATAATGTGACCCGAACACAAACCTATACGGCCTTGGCTACAGGTGAATACAGCGTAATGGTTACTGATACCAATACCGGATGTTCCGGTAGCGATACTACTTACCTGGTGTTCGACATTGTAGACTATTCGGTGCTTAACGTAAACGGATTGTTGGCAAGGGTTTGCCAGGGCGAGGAGATTAACCTGGCTGTGCAAGTGGCAAACCTGGGTAATCAGCCCCGAAGCAATACTGTGATTCGTGTGGGTTACCTTATACCGGGAGAAACTCCTGTGAACGAAGATGTTACTGTAAGTGGCATCTGGTTACCAGGGGCTTCCAATGCACGTCTTATTAATCTTTCAAACCCTGTTGAGTTTAATTCCACCGGAGCAAAAACCATAGATGTGTATGTGACTCATGATGGCGATATGGTCCGTTCCAACGATACGATTACACGCACTACTACAGTGGATCCTTCACCCATTGTTGATTTTGGTGGCGATACCATTCAGGTTTCGATGCCCTATGTGCTCGATGCTGGCCCGCATAACACCTATCAATGGCAGGATAATTTCGATGGACGTTACTACAACGTACGCCCGGAGAATTACCTCTATACCGTTACGGTTACCGATGTGGGTAATAGTTGTATCACCACAAAATCGGTATTTGTTGAGCCCTCAATGTCCAGCGGGCCAGATGTTTCGGAGAAACTTAATCTGAAAATTTATCCCAATCCGGCAAACAGCTTCTTTACCATCGAGGCTGAGGTGCTGAATGGCAAAGCTGTTGCAATTGAGTTTTATTCCATCACCAACCAGTTAATATGGAAAGACCAGCACGATGGTTTGGGACAATATCAGCGAACAGTCGATATCGGTGAACTCAACAGGGGTATCTACCTTCTACGGTTAAGTAACGAGGAGTTCAGTTTTGTTCAACGTCTGATTGTTAATTAA